A single window of Granulicella mallensis MP5ACTX8 DNA harbors:
- a CDS encoding TonB-dependent receptor, whose product MLTRFKCCTVWVVMLLVLASVCHVARAQTVTGSIRGLVVDQSGAAVADAKIMARNVDTNVVTTTRTDRSGTYNLQVLPIGTYVVSATKPGFSVTADRPFTLEIDQIAKIDLKLQVGEVTTTVDVAADSGSVLQTQDSALGTTITANTLESLPLSGQNFSAATMFVAGAVNPTYDLVGGTNGTERDLTPTSIPSFNGNRQQTNNYVLDGVEINETLNNVIGYNPAPEALQEIRVITGNASAEYGNVNGGEVIMVTKGGTNKFHGSLYSFYENQDLTANLWSNNYNHTPKGFFHQNQFGATFGGPIYKDKLFFFVDYEGYRNSAGGSATATVPTARMRTGDFSEFLGSGNTGLLPANYVQFYDTHNGLTPATPYVNNQIPILNPVAKFLFAHPEIYPLPNHALSSPTSSPDSGNYIGSSKTVTVNNQGDTRIDYVLGTKDSINARFSMGDAWDATPKTVLPITFPGGNEYPFIGGVINEVHTFTSALQNEFRAGYTRVAWLQGAPIDSTGLFGTSGNATVGIPFADQPYSGFSLMNFSSSESNIGTKGAGTTYYDNTFDYGDNVVWLRGKHIIKVGAEILRYQQNNYYPSTNGVLGQFSYNGAFTKNATAAVVGGPKTTGYGYADFVLDDSSSQGVSGVSGRVGQRQYRLAFYAQDDWKILPNLTLNLGLRYGYDQPIYEVNNKEVNVNTDNPASCPNCLEFAGQNGNSRALYNPFYAGWMPRIGFAYQMNPGVVIRGGYGITDDLEGTGANLRLSQNAPFIFQFSNTGLTPTATSGGTPTPVENGFAQAPGNVQVSSTRYEAWSHRLRPALIQQFNLTTQFLLNSNTSAQIAYVGQLGQHLIVPENINQYTTPNVPSSSPYFNLVGAGGLVYLTQSEGYSNYNAMQTTIRHQQNNGLEYTFNYTWSKSMTNNPGFYGVTGVDGASVFPQNVYDPHGDYGVSGFDTRNAVNFTAVYQLPFGHGRQFGAHWNRVLDEAIGGWKLSGDAILYSGFPVTITSTNVSNTNNSTARANQYGPLIVRNRSLLHWFGTDPSAVPCTGAQVVNGVRQPCAYGPDLTNTFGTARVNTERAPGYRIIDMSLFKEFRTYKEQVILFRVDAFNAFNIVSYAEPAASVSSTTFGQITASLSPARQFQFSAKYRF is encoded by the coding sequence ATGTTGACGCGTTTCAAGTGTTGTACCGTATGGGTCGTAATGCTGCTGGTGCTTGCCAGCGTTTGTCATGTAGCTCGGGCGCAGACGGTAACAGGGTCTATTCGCGGCCTCGTTGTGGATCAGAGCGGAGCGGCTGTTGCAGACGCAAAGATTATGGCTCGCAATGTCGATACCAACGTCGTGACGACTACCCGCACAGACCGCAGCGGCACCTATAACCTTCAGGTTTTGCCCATCGGCACCTATGTGGTTTCAGCTACCAAACCTGGCTTCAGTGTTACCGCGGATCGTCCCTTCACCCTGGAGATCGACCAGATCGCCAAGATCGACTTAAAGCTCCAGGTCGGCGAAGTTACTACGACCGTCGATGTCGCTGCCGACTCCGGTTCTGTGCTCCAGACCCAGGACTCCGCCCTTGGCACTACGATCACCGCGAACACTCTGGAAAGTCTTCCGCTGAGCGGTCAGAATTTCTCTGCGGCGACGATGTTCGTAGCTGGTGCGGTCAATCCTACCTATGACCTCGTCGGCGGCACGAATGGAACAGAGCGAGACCTGACCCCTACTTCGATCCCTTCTTTCAACGGCAATCGGCAGCAGACCAATAATTACGTTCTTGATGGCGTCGAAATCAACGAAACACTGAACAATGTCATCGGCTACAACCCCGCGCCTGAGGCTCTGCAGGAGATTCGCGTCATTACCGGCAATGCCAGTGCCGAGTATGGCAACGTCAATGGTGGCGAAGTCATTATGGTGACCAAAGGGGGAACGAATAAGTTCCACGGCAGCCTGTACTCGTTTTATGAGAACCAGGACCTGACGGCGAACCTCTGGAGCAATAACTACAACCACACCCCCAAAGGTTTCTTTCATCAGAACCAGTTCGGCGCAACGTTCGGCGGTCCGATTTATAAAGATAAGCTCTTCTTCTTTGTGGACTATGAAGGCTACAGAAACAGCGCCGGAGGCTCTGCAACGGCTACCGTGCCAACCGCCAGGATGCGCACTGGCGATTTCTCCGAATTCCTGGGATCAGGAAATACAGGCCTTCTTCCGGCCAACTATGTGCAGTTCTATGACACGCACAATGGACTTACTCCTGCAACGCCGTACGTCAATAATCAGATTCCGATTCTCAACCCTGTAGCGAAGTTCCTGTTCGCGCATCCAGAGATCTATCCTTTGCCGAACCACGCTCTTTCTTCTCCAACATCATCGCCCGACTCAGGAAACTATATCGGCTCTTCCAAGACGGTCACGGTCAACAACCAGGGTGATACGCGCATCGACTACGTCCTGGGAACGAAAGACAGCATCAACGCTCGCTTCTCCATGGGAGATGCCTGGGACGCGACTCCGAAGACTGTGTTGCCCATTACCTTTCCTGGAGGGAACGAGTACCCCTTCATCGGTGGAGTGATCAACGAAGTCCACACCTTCACGAGCGCACTACAGAACGAGTTCCGTGCCGGCTACACGCGCGTAGCGTGGCTTCAGGGCGCTCCGATCGACTCCACGGGTCTATTTGGCACGTCCGGCAATGCGACCGTCGGCATTCCCTTTGCCGACCAGCCTTATTCCGGCTTCAGTCTGATGAACTTCTCCAGCTCTGAGAGCAACATCGGAACCAAGGGCGCGGGCACGACTTATTACGACAACACCTTCGACTACGGCGACAACGTGGTCTGGTTGCGCGGCAAACACATCATCAAGGTCGGTGCTGAGATTCTTCGCTATCAGCAGAACAACTACTATCCCAGCACCAATGGTGTTCTCGGACAGTTCTCCTACAACGGAGCTTTTACCAAGAATGCGACCGCTGCCGTTGTAGGGGGACCCAAAACTACCGGCTATGGTTATGCGGACTTTGTTCTGGACGACTCGTCGTCACAGGGCGTGAGTGGTGTCTCCGGCCGTGTTGGACAGCGTCAATACCGCCTGGCGTTCTACGCACAGGATGACTGGAAGATCCTGCCAAACCTTACCCTGAATCTGGGTCTTCGTTATGGCTACGACCAGCCCATCTACGAGGTCAACAACAAGGAAGTTAACGTCAATACCGACAATCCTGCCTCCTGCCCGAACTGCCTGGAGTTTGCAGGACAGAACGGCAATAGTCGTGCCCTGTATAACCCTTTCTATGCTGGTTGGATGCCTCGTATCGGCTTCGCCTATCAGATGAATCCGGGCGTGGTTATCCGCGGCGGCTATGGCATTACCGACGACCTCGAAGGCACGGGAGCCAATCTCCGTCTCTCGCAGAATGCTCCCTTTATTTTCCAGTTTTCGAACACGGGTTTGACGCCGACCGCAACCTCTGGAGGAACGCCGACTCCGGTTGAGAACGGATTTGCTCAGGCTCCGGGCAACGTTCAAGTCTCCAGCACGCGCTACGAAGCCTGGTCTCATCGGCTGCGCCCGGCTCTGATCCAGCAGTTCAACCTCACGACTCAGTTTCTGCTCAACAGCAATACCTCCGCCCAGATTGCCTATGTCGGACAGTTGGGGCAGCACCTGATCGTTCCCGAGAACATCAATCAATACACGACACCGAATGTGCCGTCTTCGAGCCCGTACTTCAATCTCGTTGGCGCAGGAGGCCTCGTCTATCTCACGCAGTCCGAGGGCTACTCGAACTACAACGCGATGCAGACGACGATTCGCCACCAGCAGAACAATGGGCTGGAGTACACCTTCAACTACACCTGGTCCAAATCCATGACCAACAATCCGGGGTTCTACGGTGTTACTGGTGTGGATGGTGCAAGCGTATTCCCGCAAAACGTCTATGATCCGCATGGAGATTACGGTGTCTCGGGTTTCGATACACGGAATGCGGTCAACTTTACGGCTGTCTACCAACTGCCTTTTGGACATGGCAGGCAGTTTGGCGCTCACTGGAACCGCGTGCTGGATGAAGCGATCGGCGGTTGGAAGCTCTCCGGAGACGCCATCCTGTACTCCGGTTTCCCGGTGACGATCACCAGCACGAACGTATCCAACACCAACAACTCCACGGCCCGTGCCAATCAATACGGTCCGTTGATTGTTCGGAACCGCAGCCTGCTCCACTGGTTTGGTACCGATCCTTCTGCGGTCCCATGCACGGGCGCACAGGTCGTCAATGGTGTAAGACAGCCATGCGCCTATGGCCCGGACCTTACCAACACGTTCGGCACCGCTCGTGTAAACACTGAGCGAGCGCCGGGATACCGCATCATCGATATGTCCCTGTTCAAAGAGTTCAGGACCTATAAGGAGCAGGTCATCCTGTTCCGCGTAGATGCCTTCAATGCGTTCAATATCGTGAGCTATGCAGAACCGGCAGCCTCCGTGAGCAGCACTACTTTCGGTCAGATCACGGCCTCGCTTTCCCCTGCAAGACAGTTCCAATTCTCGGCCAAATACCGCTTCTAA
- a CDS encoding TonB-dependent receptor yields MGGVRAVVLMLICLCTVSAVSQTATTSLRGVVKDSSGALVPGTSVTLLDNATNNTYRAVTNASGFYIFPVIAPAHYLITLTAGGFAPQNRTAELLVNQPATIDFTLSVKSDTITVDVSAATQTLNLTDASMGNSVGNTTIQALPMEGRNPVSLLSLQPGVLYLGQTASTADSRQGSVAGGRSDQGNITLDGLDDNDQINGTAFTGILRSTLDSTEEFRVTTSNGTAEAGRSSGAQINLVTKSGTNQYHGALYEYYRPTNTVANDFFNKYDQLATSPAQPNIPQKYVLNTFGGSIGGPIKKDKLFYFFNYEGQRQAIDAVVKDTVPTTTFMQGELSYPDLNGNVQTLTAAQVAKLDSACTGNTFNGAPVCPAGPGANAAILAYYANVPAVAPTSNPILGDGLNSGAYIFTSPAPSTLNTSILKIDYNPNGANHIFVRGNLQKDTTSAPENLPGQPAASYTDDNTKGISAGYTWIPTARIVNDLRYGYIRQGYQISGQGAGDYVTVVGFTQPTALTRNTILHVPVNNITDTLNWNKGSHTFAFGGNWRMITNQHGTDANSFDSAETNPAYANASTLPLPAGGINANFTNSWMYAYSGLMGVVPELTNFYNYQVTGPNSATAIPDGGFVNKSFRDNEFEYFLQDTWHARSNLTFTFGVRHTVLQTPYETNGQQVAPTIDTDAWYKERESAAQQGQIYEPLISFAPAGKANGKPGYWPKQKANFAPRIGVVFAPDPKTSIRASFGMYFDHYGEALVNSFDQEGSFGVSAFSSNQAGQLGFETAPRFTGPHNLPNIPLPALSPTQSFPFTPPADGFGIEWGLDNRLKTPYAEAFNVSIQHEFPKGFVFEEAYVGRLGRHLLQQVDMAEPVNYVDPQGGGDYFTAAAKLSAAVDAAPYGKFNGSTQKVANVAPIPYFENVFPYMKGLDYPGESATQSVFNNTWAPERYTNGETFSLALLENMVCSCFANGPAQSRFWSSQFSSLYAWDSIGTSSYNALQFTLRHPASHGLTIDASYTFSKSLDMGSETERASQEGNTDGSYTNFAIQNTWNPKLNKGPSDFDTRSLITGDWVYVLPVGRNRALLGSSKHIVDAFIGGWQWSGLARWTSGLPFTLNSPAFPTNYNDPGFAFKVGNVNTKKNFVAGIPHVFDAATTSAVTSGIYTGNGPVRLPYAGEAGQRNNFRGDGIFDIDSSLTKSWNMGSRLKLRFAAEVYNVTNSARFDVSGNGLTAHIANQAFGAYNSTVSTYRRMQFGLRLDF; encoded by the coding sequence ATGGGTGGTGTTCGTGCAGTTGTCCTGATGTTGATTTGTCTTTGTACGGTTAGCGCCGTTTCTCAAACCGCAACGACTTCACTACGCGGGGTTGTGAAGGATTCGAGCGGTGCACTGGTTCCGGGCACCTCCGTTACGCTTCTGGACAATGCGACCAACAATACCTATCGTGCTGTCACCAATGCCTCCGGCTTTTACATCTTTCCGGTCATCGCTCCGGCGCACTACCTCATTACCCTTACTGCCGGTGGCTTTGCTCCGCAGAACCGGACTGCCGAACTGCTCGTCAACCAGCCGGCCACTATCGACTTTACCCTCAGCGTAAAGTCCGACACCATAACGGTGGACGTTAGCGCGGCCACCCAAACCCTCAATCTTACGGATGCCAGCATGGGCAACTCCGTCGGAAACACGACGATCCAGGCACTGCCGATGGAGGGCCGCAATCCCGTCTCCCTGCTCAGCCTGCAGCCTGGCGTGCTCTATCTGGGACAGACTGCGAGCACTGCCGATAGCCGCCAGGGCTCCGTTGCCGGAGGCCGCTCGGACCAGGGCAACATTACGCTGGACGGTCTGGATGACAACGATCAGATTAATGGCACAGCCTTCACCGGTATCCTGCGCTCTACCCTCGATTCCACCGAGGAGTTTCGCGTCACGACCTCCAATGGCACCGCTGAGGCGGGCCGCTCCTCCGGTGCTCAGATCAATCTGGTCACCAAGTCCGGAACCAATCAGTACCATGGCGCACTGTATGAGTACTACCGCCCTACGAACACTGTCGCCAACGATTTTTTCAACAAGTACGATCAGCTGGCTACTTCGCCGGCACAACCGAATATCCCCCAGAAGTATGTTCTGAACACCTTTGGCGGCAGCATCGGCGGGCCCATCAAGAAGGACAAGCTCTTCTACTTCTTCAACTACGAAGGACAGCGCCAGGCCATCGATGCGGTCGTCAAGGACACGGTACCCACGACCACCTTTATGCAGGGAGAGTTGAGTTACCCCGACCTCAATGGGAATGTCCAGACGTTGACTGCTGCGCAGGTTGCGAAGCTGGATTCAGCCTGCACCGGCAATACGTTCAATGGAGCGCCGGTCTGCCCTGCGGGCCCCGGAGCCAATGCTGCCATCCTCGCCTACTATGCGAACGTGCCTGCCGTTGCGCCTACGTCGAATCCCATTCTCGGCGACGGACTCAACAGCGGCGCATATATCTTTACGTCGCCGGCGCCCTCTACTCTCAATACGAGCATCCTCAAGATCGACTACAACCCGAATGGTGCGAACCATATCTTCGTTCGCGGAAACCTGCAGAAGGACACGACGTCCGCACCGGAGAATCTTCCTGGGCAGCCTGCTGCCAGCTACACAGACGACAACACGAAAGGGATCTCCGCCGGTTATACCTGGATTCCTACTGCCCGCATCGTCAATGACCTGCGTTATGGCTACATTCGCCAGGGATACCAGATCAGCGGGCAGGGCGCCGGCGATTACGTTACTGTCGTTGGATTTACCCAACCCACAGCGCTGACCCGCAACACCATCCTTCATGTCCCGGTGAACAACATCACCGACACCTTGAACTGGAACAAGGGCTCGCACACCTTTGCGTTTGGCGGCAACTGGCGCATGATTACCAACCAGCACGGCACCGATGCGAACTCCTTCGATAGCGCCGAAACCAATCCCGCCTATGCCAACGCTTCTACCTTGCCGCTCCCGGCTGGCGGCATCAACGCAAACTTTACGAACTCCTGGATGTACGCGTACAGCGGCCTCATGGGCGTAGTTCCGGAGCTTACGAACTTCTACAACTACCAGGTGACTGGTCCTAACTCTGCCACGGCCATACCCGATGGGGGCTTCGTCAATAAGAGTTTCCGCGACAACGAATTTGAATATTTTCTGCAGGACACCTGGCACGCCCGTTCCAACCTGACGTTTACCTTTGGCGTGCGGCATACCGTCCTGCAGACTCCCTATGAGACCAATGGCCAGCAGGTCGCGCCAACGATCGATACCGATGCCTGGTACAAGGAGCGCGAATCCGCCGCACAGCAGGGACAGATCTACGAGCCTTTGATCTCCTTTGCCCCGGCTGGTAAGGCCAACGGAAAGCCGGGTTACTGGCCCAAGCAGAAGGCCAACTTCGCGCCTCGTATCGGGGTGGTCTTTGCACCCGATCCCAAGACGTCCATCCGGGCCAGCTTCGGCATGTACTTTGATCACTACGGCGAGGCCCTCGTGAACTCCTTCGACCAGGAAGGCTCCTTCGGTGTCAGCGCCTTCAGCTCCAACCAGGCTGGGCAACTGGGCTTCGAAACTGCTCCCCGCTTTACCGGCCCACACAACCTTCCCAATATTCCTCTGCCGGCCCTTTCTCCGACTCAATCCTTTCCATTTACGCCTCCGGCCGATGGATTCGGGATCGAATGGGGTCTCGACAACCGCCTCAAGACTCCCTATGCCGAGGCTTTCAACGTCTCGATCCAGCATGAATTCCCCAAGGGCTTCGTCTTTGAGGAGGCCTACGTCGGTCGTCTAGGACGTCATCTCCTCCAGCAGGTCGACATGGCGGAACCGGTTAACTACGTCGACCCTCAGGGGGGCGGCGATTACTTCACCGCTGCTGCCAAGCTCTCTGCTGCGGTGGATGCTGCACCCTATGGAAAGTTCAACGGAAGCACTCAGAAGGTGGCGAATGTTGCGCCTATTCCATACTTCGAGAATGTCTTTCCCTATATGAAGGGCCTCGACTACCCGGGGGAGAGTGCCACCCAGTCAGTCTTCAATAACACGTGGGCTCCTGAGCGCTATACCAACGGTGAGACCTTCTCTCTCGCACTGCTGGAGAACATGGTGTGCAGTTGTTTCGCCAACGGCCCCGCGCAATCCCGCTTCTGGAGCAGCCAGTTCTCCTCGCTCTATGCGTGGGATTCCATCGGGACCAGCTCCTATAACGCCCTGCAGTTCACGCTCCGCCACCCTGCTTCGCACGGCCTGACGATTGATGCCAGCTACACCTTCTCCAAGTCGCTCGATATGGGCTCAGAGACGGAGCGCGCCAGCCAGGAAGGGAACACGGACGGCTCGTATACCAACTTCGCGATTCAGAACACCTGGAATCCCAAGCTCAACAAGGGACCTTCGGACTTCGACACCCGTAGCCTGATCACCGGGGACTGGGTCTATGTCCTGCCCGTCGGTCGTAACAGGGCTTTGCTTGGTAGCTCGAAGCACATCGTGGACGCTTTTATTGGCGGCTGGCAGTGGTCCGGCCTTGCTCGCTGGACCAGCGGATTGCCCTTCACGCTCAACTCGCCCGCGTTCCCGACGAACTATAACGATCCGGGCTTTGCGTTCAAAGTGGGCAACGTCAATACGAAGAAAAACTTTGTCGCTGGCATTCCCCACGTCTTCGATGCCGCTACCACCAGTGCTGTTACGAGCGGCATTTACACCGGCAACGGTCCTGTTCGGCTTCCTTATGCAGGAGAGGCAGGACAGCGCAATAACTTTCGCGGCGACGGCATCTTCGACATCGACTCCTCGCTCACCAAGAGCTGGAATATGGGGAGCAGGCTAAAGCTCAGGTTTGCGGCTGAGGTTTATAACGTCACCAATTCCGCTCGCTTTGACGTCAGCGGGAATGGATTGACCGCGCATATCGCCAACCAGGCCTTCGGCGCCTATAACTCAACGGTCTCCACGTACCGGCGTATGCAGTTTGGTCTGCGGCTGGATTTCTAG
- a CDS encoding helix-turn-helix domain-containing protein, which yields MSFGRDLQLERENRGVSLEELAQGTKVPSRFLCALEADNFSGLPGGVFNKGIVSSYCRHLGIAEESWLARFAASTHTSSDERDWAVFAENVKRNRVQMGTGMRQRWWGVLLLLIVLVALAWVTWHYVIQPGVRPYGVFSSSMLRLLENPGSGLQGTGAC from the coding sequence GTGTCCTTCGGCAGAGACTTGCAACTGGAACGTGAAAACCGCGGGGTGTCGCTGGAAGAGCTCGCACAGGGCACAAAGGTGCCGTCGCGCTTTTTGTGCGCCCTGGAGGCCGACAACTTCAGCGGCCTGCCCGGTGGCGTCTTCAATAAGGGGATTGTCAGCAGCTACTGCCGCCACCTGGGAATCGCGGAGGAGTCGTGGCTCGCGCGGTTTGCCGCCAGCACCCATACCAGTAGCGATGAGCGGGACTGGGCGGTCTTTGCGGAAAACGTAAAGCGCAATCGCGTACAGATGGGAACGGGCATGCGCCAGCGCTGGTGGGGCGTGCTGCTGCTTCTGATCGTTCTTGTCGCGCTGGCCTGGGTGACCTGGCACTACGTCATTCAGCCTGGAGTCCGTCCCTACGGCGTGTTTTCCTCGAGTATGCTCCGGCTGCTGGAGAATCCTGGTTCGGGATTGCAGGGGACTGGCGCCTGTTAG
- a CDS encoding acyltransferase family protein, whose amino-acid sequence MRTPGRSSSTAEASPYARHLPQLDGIRGLAVLGVTASHLFPGNPHSAGTRAIASLFAFGATGVDLFFVLSGFLITGILYDSLQDPHFFRKFYARRVLRIFPLYYGVLILYIVAGLVYGLSWNRELWSLGLYLQNTSLIAIPVAAYTGSLPLGHFWSLAVEEQFYLVWPLLVYLTRTRLNLLRICALSLVVCPLARLGCWMHGAGYFTVHNNTFCRADTLLAGAALALLLRSRAHDKVLRVAPFFVIPCILAAVFLRAAIPPGGGILPSFWPTFQLAFRYTLVAAGYAGLIAWSLASSIGQRLLEVRPLRSLGKYSYGLYVLHLILFSYLQAPLKRAIAVYLTPNKGVEVVLTGCLVFAISLGAAYLSYHLYEKRFLRLKRFFDYRPHFAPTVTSS is encoded by the coding sequence ATGCGCACCCCAGGCCGCTCTTCATCGACCGCGGAAGCCAGTCCCTACGCGCGTCACCTGCCTCAACTCGACGGGATTCGCGGGTTGGCCGTTCTAGGTGTAACTGCCTCTCATCTCTTCCCTGGGAACCCCCACTCGGCTGGAACCCGCGCCATCGCGTCGCTGTTCGCCTTTGGCGCAACCGGCGTAGATCTCTTCTTTGTTCTGTCCGGTTTTCTCATTACGGGGATACTCTACGATTCCCTTCAAGATCCACATTTCTTTCGCAAGTTTTACGCACGGCGCGTACTGCGTATCTTCCCTCTGTACTATGGGGTCCTGATTCTCTATATCGTTGCTGGATTGGTATACGGCCTCTCCTGGAACCGGGAGTTGTGGTCGTTAGGGCTATACCTGCAGAACACGAGTCTGATCGCCATCCCCGTGGCGGCTTATACAGGATCCCTGCCGCTGGGCCACTTCTGGTCTCTGGCGGTCGAAGAGCAGTTTTATCTCGTTTGGCCGCTGCTGGTCTATCTCACACGCACGCGTCTGAACCTGCTGCGAATCTGCGCCCTCAGCCTGGTCGTCTGTCCATTGGCACGACTGGGGTGCTGGATGCACGGCGCGGGATATTTCACCGTCCACAACAACACCTTTTGCCGTGCGGACACCCTCCTGGCCGGGGCGGCACTTGCTCTTTTGCTTCGCAGCCGGGCCCATGACAAGGTTTTGCGCGTTGCTCCCTTCTTTGTCATCCCGTGCATTCTGGCGGCGGTGTTTTTGCGGGCGGCGATCCCTCCAGGAGGGGGCATCCTCCCATCATTCTGGCCGACTTTTCAGCTTGCCTTCCGCTATACACTGGTGGCCGCGGGATACGCAGGGCTCATCGCCTGGTCCCTGGCAAGCTCCATAGGCCAGCGTCTCCTCGAGGTCCGGCCGCTGCGGAGCCTGGGAAAGTACAGCTATGGCCTTTATGTTCTGCACTTGATCCTTTTCAGCTACCTGCAGGCTCCTCTGAAAAGAGCTATCGCCGTCTACCTCACCCCCAATAAAGGGGTTGAGGTGGTGCTCACAGGATGCCTGGTCTTTGCGATCTCCCTGGGGGCAGCGTATCTCTCCTATCATCTCTATGAGAAACGATTCCTGCGCCTGAAGCGGTTCTTCGACTATCGGCCTCATTTTGCCCCCACAGTGACGTCATCCTGA